One part of the Rutidosis leptorrhynchoides isolate AG116_Rl617_1_P2 chromosome 1, CSIRO_AGI_Rlap_v1, whole genome shotgun sequence genome encodes these proteins:
- the LOC139839591 gene encoding uncharacterized protein → MDHRTNLSLPDGNKDYVMYCDTSRQGIGYVLMQRNKVIAYGSRQLKVQEQNYTAQDQELGAVVFALKMWRHYPYRTKCTGKTNVMADAFNRKERVKPLRLRALNVTVRAYRTSHIRDAQLEVSKEENIDAKIIKRLDKLFDIKEDGTCYIASCIWANIARYVGKCLTCSKVKVEHQKPSGLFTQPELPSGKGNASRWTSLLTVGSYDTIWVIVDLLTKSAHFLPNKETDKMEELAQVSKKEVFSIHGIPVSIIFDHDSRFTSILWQTLQEALGTRLDLSTGYHPQTDGQNEWTIQTLEDMLRKCLANEDMVISLEELHIYSELHFVEQPVEIMESEFARLKQSNIPIVKLQWSARRGPEFTWEREDI, encoded by the exons ATGGACCACCGCACCAATTTATCATTACCCGATGGAAATAAAGACTATGTGATGTATTGCGACACCTCGCGACAAGGAATTGGATATGTGTTAATGCAACGGAACAAGGTTATTGCCTATGGATCTCGGcaattgaaagttcaagaacagaaCTATACAGCACAAGATCAGGAATTGGGAGCTGTAGTCTTCGCActcaagatgtggagacactacccgTATAGAACCAAGTGTACG GGTAAGACGAATGTGATGGCTGATGCCTTCAATAGAAAGGAGAGAGTTAAGCCTCTAAGGCTTCGAGCATTGAATGTGACTGTCCGTGCATATCGTACTTCACATATTCGTGATGCACAATTAGAGGTCTCTAAAGAAGAGAACATAGATGCTAAAATAATCAAAAGGTTGGATAAACTATTTGACATAAAAGAGGACGGGACCTGCTATATTGCTAGttgcatttgg GCTAATATTGCTAGGTACGTTGGGAAATGCTTGACTTGCTCTAAAGTCAAggtcgaacatcaaaagccgtcaggattattcACACAACCAGAACTACCCAGTGGAAAAGGGAATGCGtcacgatggacttcattactaacgGTGGgcagttacgacaccatttgggtaatagttgatcttctcacAAAGTCTGCACATTTTCTGCCTAATAAAGAAACCGATAAGATGGAAGAGTTGGCACAAGTTTCTAAAAAGGAAGTTTtttccatacatggaatacctgtGTCTATTATCTTCGATCATGACAGTAGATTTACTTCTATATTATGGCAaactttacaagaagcattgggaactcgcTTAGACTTGAGTACTGGGtatcacccacaaacggatggtcaaaatGAATGGACTatccaaaccttagaggacatgttgcga aagtgtttagcCAATGAAGACATGGTGATTTCTCTAGAGGAGTTACACATTTATAGTGAGTTGCATTTCGTTGAgcaacctgttgaaatcatggaaagTGAGTTCGCACGGCTTAAACAGAGCAACATACCCATTGTTAAGCTTCAATGGAGCgctcgtagaggaccagagttcacatgGGAACGTGAAGACATATGA